One genomic segment of Gossypium arboreum isolate Shixiya-1 chromosome 3, ASM2569848v2, whole genome shotgun sequence includes these proteins:
- the LOC108474819 gene encoding uncharacterized protein LOC108474819, producing the protein MSSLGTSKGVLEIAKFGLYVTIPIVLMYTFANNTKNLQKFMGNRSYVVYPPEGPRPPSPEELREMARELARKKNNH; encoded by the exons ATGTCTTCATTAGGCACTTCAAAGGGTGTTCTTGAAATCGCCAAATTTGGCCTTTATGTTACGATCCCCATCGTTCTTATGTACACTTTCGCCAACAACACTAAGAATCTCCAGAAATTTATGGGAAAT CGATCCTACGTAGTGTATCCTCCGGAGGGACCAAGACCTCCATCACCTGAGGAGTTGAGAGAGATGGCCCGGGAGCTCGCTCGGAAGAAAAATAATCATTGA
- the LOC108475431 gene encoding 2-methyl-6-phytyl-1,4-hydroquinone methyltransferase, chloroplastic-like, whose protein sequence is MHHFMASSMLNGTEYVKLINGVTPSGLGFLGSNFHFKGLSQKGLLCYTKNQKTRILAPRCSISSSRPASQPRFIQHKKEAFWFYRFLSIVYDHIINPGHWTEDMRDEALEPADLYSRNMTVVDVGGGTGFTTLGIVKHVDAKNVTILDQSPHQLAKAKQKEPLKECKIIEGDAEDLPFPTDYADRYVSAGSIEYWPDPQRGIKEAYRVLKIGGKACVIGPVYPTFWLSRFFADMWMLFPKEEEYIEWFEKAGFKDVKLKRIGPKWYRGVRRHGLIMGCSVTGVKPLSGDSPLKLGPKAEDVKKPVNPFVFLFRFIIGAIAATYFVLVPIYMWLKDQIVPKGQPI, encoded by the exons ATGCATCATTTCATGGCTTCTTCAATGCTTAATGGAACTGAATATGTGAAGCTCATTAATGGAGTAACCCCATCAGGGTTAGGCTTTTTGGggtcaaattttcattttaagggtTTGTCACAAAAGGGTTTACTTTGTTATACCAAGAATCAGAAGACTAGAATCTTAGCACCTAGATGCAGTATATCATCCTCAAGGCCTGCTTCTCAGCCTAGGTTCATACAACACAAGAAAGAAGCATTTTGGTTTTATAGGTTTTTATCAATAGTGTATGATCATATCATAAACCCTGGTCATTGGACCGAGGATATGCGAGATGAAGCGCTCGAGCCTGCCGATCTTTATAGTAGGAATATGACGGTAGTCGATGTCGGTGGCGGAACCGGGTTCACGACTCTTGGTATAGTGAAGCATGTTGATGCTAAGAATGTCACAATTCTTGATCAGTCACCTCACCAACTTGCCAAGGCCAAGCAAAAAGAACCTTTGAAGGAATGCAAAATAATTGAGGGTGATGCTGAGGATCTCCCATTTCCTACTGATTACGCGGACAGATACGTGTCTGCGGGAAG TATCGAGTACTGGCCAGACCCGCAGCGCGGGATCAAGGAGGCTTACAGGGTACTGAAAATAGGAGGGAAAGCCTGTGTTATAGGTCCTGTATATCCAACATTCTGGTTGTCTCGATTTTTCGCGGATATGTGGATGCTTTTTCCGAAAGAGGAAGAGTACATAGAATGGTTCGAAAAGGCTGGTTTCAAAGATGTGAAACTCAAAAGGATCGGACCAAAATGGTATCGTGGTGTTCGAAGACATGGCTTGATCATGGGTTGTTCTGTGACTGGAGTGAAGCCCTTGTCAGGAGACTCTCCATTGAAG CTTGGTCCTAAAGCGGAGGATGTGAAGAAACCTGTTAATCCATTTGTCTTCCTTTTTCGGTTCATAATTGGGGCAATAGCAGCAACTTACTTTGTATTGGTTCCCATTTACATGTGGCTCAAAGATCAAATTGTTCCAAAGGGCCAGCCTATATGA
- the LOC108475533 gene encoding calmodulin-like protein 8: MGDILSEEQIVEFKEAFCLFDKDGDGCITVEELATVIRSLDQNPTEEELQDMITEVDADGNGTIEFAEFLNLMAKKMKETDAEEELKEAFKVFDKDQNGYISANELRHVMINLGEKLTDEEVEQMIKEADLDGDGQVNYDEFVKMMTTIG; encoded by the exons ATGGGTGATATACTGAGTGAAGAACAGATTGTTGAGTTCAAAGAAGCTTTTTGTCTGTTTGACAAAGATGGAGATG GTTGCATTACTGTGGAAGAACTGGCAACTGTGATTAGATCCTTAGATCAAAATCCCACTGAAGAAGAGCTTCAAGATATGATAACTGAAGTTGATGCTGATGGCAATGGAACCATTGAATTTGCAGAGTTCTTGAACTTGATGGCCAAGAAAATGAAG gaAACTGATGCAGAGGAGGAACTTAAAGAGGCTTTCAAGGTTTTTGACAAGGATCAAAATGGGTATATATCAGCTAATGAG CTGAGGCATGTGATGATCAATCTTGGTGAGAAATTAACGGATGAGGAAGTTGAGCAGATGATCAAAGAAGCTGATTTGGACGGTGATGGTCAGGTCAACTATGATGAATTTGTCAAAATGATGACAACCATTGGATGA